The Candidatus Acididesulfobacter guangdongensis region CAAGCATGACTAGCATGATATTTAAAGCGCCTATTCTTGTAAGTACTCCTGAAACCATCGCTAAACTCCCCGTAAATTCTGCTATTCCTACTAAAACAGCAATTATAACCGGAAAATTCATATATCCGGCAAAGCCTGCAATGCCGGGACCGTCAAACCAGTCAAACAAAATACCGCTGCCATGATAAAAAAAACTTAAAAACAATACAAATCTTAAAAAAAATAATGCTGCAGAATTTGCTTTCATTTTTATTTCTCCATAAAAAATTATTAAATATAATATATTAGTTAAAAAATAAATTTTATATTTTTAAAATTTATTTTTTTATCAAAAGCAGATTTTAACAAATTTAGATAAATCATAAGTTTTTATGGCTTCCGTCGCAATATGGAAAGTTTTTTGATTTACCGCATTGGCAAATATAAACTGTCTCGCTTGTCGGTTCTAAAACAAATGGGGTAATATTTCCTGAAAGCGTTTTATGGCTTCCGTCGCAATAAGGCATATTTTTTGATTTTCCGCATTTGCAAATATAGGTTGTTTCCTTAATTCCATTTAAAACTAACGGTTCTTTTTTCATGATTTTTCTCCTTTTAATTAATTAATAATTTATTTTTTGTTAAAACCTGCGTTGATTTTATAATACGATTAATATATAATTATGTAAAGTATGCACTTTTTTGTCATATAGATACCAAAAATATACCTATTAATATTAGTACTACTATAATAATCAAATATTATTTGTATCAGTATAATTATTACTAAAATATACCTAACATTAATATTTTTATTATAATAATATGACAATAAAATAATTAAGATAATAATAGACTAAACAGATTATTATTTTATTGATTATTTAATTAAATAAATTTTTTGTTTTGACTAAATTAAAAAAAATAATATAAAATAATATAATGGATAGAAATTAATTTAAAAAAAATAAATATGAAAACAGATAAAATAATATGTCCTGTTGAGAAAACTCTCGAAATTATCGGAGGAAGCTGGAAAGTAAGAATATTAAGCGAACTTTTCACAGGCACTAAGCGCTTTAATGAGCTTAAAAAATGTGTAAACGGCATAACTCAGAAAATGCTTACTCAGCAGTTAAGAGATCTTGAAAATCAAGGAATTATTAATAGAAAAGTGTATGCCGTTGTTCCGCCTAAAGTAGAATATTCGCTTACAGATTTAGGAATAAGTTTAAAACCAATTTTGGATGCTATTCATGAATGGGGTAAAAGTCATCTATAATTTTTATTATTTAAAATTATAACTTGTTGATATTATTATATTTTATTTTTTTATTGTGCAGTCCCCAAAAAAATTTATATGACCTTTAAACATAGCAATATCAAGAGTTTTCTGTTAATAGCGATAAAGTTGGGTTAAGCTTTTTATTTATGGTCATTTAACATAGTTTATATTTTGTTTATATTTTTTAGTTTTTCATTTTTTATATGATTTTATTATGATATCTATATTATTTTGACATAAGAATACTATATATAATATTATAATTAATAAGGAATTATAAAATGAAAGAAAAAAATAACAAATTACCGTTATTTAATCAAATATTGGATGCTAATAATTTAAACATTGTAAGCAATTATTATATTGATATTGACATAAATAAAATAAATAATTTAAATATTGTAAATTCAATAGAAAAGATATATGGTCTTGAGGCATTAAAAGAAGTAATTACATATTATGAAGAAGAGAAAATAAACATAAAGTCTATAACGCGTTATAATATTAACGGAAAACTGCATGGTAAAACTGAAGGTTTCTACAAAAACGGCAAAAAGCATTACGAATTAAATTATCTCAACGGAAAATTGCACGGTAGGCAATTTATAAACTGGGTAAATCAAAAAACTTTAATAGAATTTAATTATAATAATGGAAAACCTGAAGGTCTGCAGGCTGAATACTCTATATGCGGGACGCTGCAATGGCAATTATACTGCGGCGGGGGCGATTTGGATAATCCTGACGGCAGAAAAAAAATAGCTGCTATAGAAACTGGTATAATTAATATGCAGCGCATCTGAAATATACTAAAGCAGGTGAAGTCCGATACAATTTCCAAGAGCGGCAATGACAATAACATAATAATATTGCAATGATTTAATGTTTATGCTATTATTTGTCATAATAAATAATATTTAGCATATGCTTAGTTGAGGGTTTATAAATATGCAGTGAGTAATTTATAAAATCAGTCAGTTAGACTGGATTAAAAAAACAAGTGTTCGGATATCGAGATATATAAATATCAGCAAAAATAATTTCTCAAGTTTTATTAAAGTTTTTCTTGCTTCACTTGACAAGCGGGAGGGAAAGTGATTTTCTTTTCCCATCTTATCTTTTACTTTATAGCATTTGCGTGGGCTTTGTTTACAGGGCTAATCTTTTCCACAATAGGC contains the following coding sequences:
- a CDS encoding transcriptional regulator, whose protein sequence is MKTDKIICPVEKTLEIIGGSWKVRILSELFTGTKRFNELKKCVNGITQKMLTQQLRDLENQGIINRKVYAVVPPKVEYSLTDLGISLKPILDAIHEWGKSHL
- a CDS encoding CDGSH iron-sulfur domain-containing protein produces the protein MKKEPLVLNGIKETTYICKCGKSKNMPYCDGSHKTLSGNITPFVLEPTSETVYICQCGKSKNFPYCDGSHKNL
- a CDS encoding DoxX family protein; translation: MKANSAALFFLRFVLFLSFFYHGSGILFDWFDGPGIAGFAGYMNFPVIIAVLVGIAEFTGSLAMVSGVLTRIGALNIMLVMLGAIFILHLPHGFNIMNNGYEYALTEFTIALSIFIMGPGDYTLTSIVKKDLPFILR